A window of Metabacillus sp. B2-18 contains these coding sequences:
- the sinI gene encoding DNA-binding anti-repressor SinI, with amino-acid sequence MTDAMKNDRKNEILELTLEAMKSNISKEEFKQFLKQKAKEKNRT; translated from the coding sequence TTGACTGATGCTATGAAAAATGACAGGAAAAATGAAATTTTAGAATTAACACTTGAGGCAATGAAATCTAATATTAGTAAAGAAGAATTCAAACAATTTTTGAAACAAAAAGCAAAAGAGAAAAACCGTACTTGA